Part of the Candidatus Marsarchaeota archaeon genome is shown below.
TCTTTTCCTATCTTCTGGCAAAAGGCCGTACCCTGAAAGAGATAGTCAAAGAGCTCGGCCTTTCAAGGGAAGCATTAAACAGGCACGCACTGATGATAGGGGTGCTTGTTTTCGTCGCAATTCTGCTCCTGGAGTTTGGCATAAGCGCATTCCAGCAAGTAACCAACATAAAGCTGCCTACGAATGTCGCGCAGGTTTTCGCCGGGCTGCCTGCATACATTTTCGCATTCGCTGTTGTTGTAGCACCTTTCGACGAAGAAGTGCTATTCAGGGGCTTCCTTGTGCCTCGCATAGGCATAATACTGAGCGCACTCATATTCGGGTTCCTGCACTTCCTGAGCTATGCATCCATATCAGAATTCGTAGCTGCATTCGTTTTCGGTCTGCTCGCAGGGTATGCATTCAGAAAGACAAAATCATTGTACTCCACAATCCTGCCACACATGCTTGTCAACGTGCTGGGGGTCCTTGCCCTGCTGTTATAAGGTGCTTCAATTGAGGATCAGGCTTGTTGTCGTAGAGCCGCATTACCAGCTGAACATCGGCTACATGGCCAGGGTAGCAAAGAA
Proteins encoded:
- a CDS encoding CPBP family intramembrane metalloprotease, producing MAGVSAKAKNRQKGLKKGSTARQKRLKSEARPRYAWEGSYVKPIFYIALFVSILSIFLFPYLYLAGIISINAANADATIGLSLFFPLVVFSYLLAKGRTLKEIVKELGLSREALNRHALMIGVLVFVAILLLEFGISAFQQVTNIKLPTNVAQVFAGLPAYIFAFAVVVAPFDEEVLFRGFLVPRIGIILSALIFGFLHFLSYASISEFVAAFVFGLLAGYAFRKTKSLYSTILPHMLVNVLGVLALLL